TTGTGTTGCTTCGTCAATGTCAGTTAGTATCATTAACCAACTATCATAGATTATGGTTTGTTATATGCTTTCATGTGCCTtttcataacttttaaaatatttaattttattaatgaattgaGACAAATAccctaaatatttaatttgtatataaaaaattgatattcctattattataaacatattcaATAAATACACATTACGCtattttagattatattttaaCCTTCTCAACTTTTTATATGTAACTCTGTTAAGTATATAATTGATAGTCAAGATTATCTTCTCACAAGTTATGAGATGCTGTCaactttattaaaatgataatcattattttttttttggaatttggtTTTCATGAATCAcgattaataatattattttattgagatGAATAAAGTTTAATAGATAATACTATTTTAGAAACAAGATTTACTAAAATATGCCTCATTCTCCCAATATCTCTTCTcattacctttatttttttttgaacttcatTCATTCAATGCTTATACATTTCAAATATCTTATCTTTACTTCTAAGAAAATAcatataacattattttttataatttaacaattttttttctgataaattAAATCTAGAATTTCACCTCTGTTgaaattctattttataaaataatattttttttttcattgtaatattacattgaaaatatctatgctaatattaaagaataatataaattatatcttcaaaccttacctaacaacttagattattgagttgaaatgattttttaatatggtatcagaACTTTAATAACTAAGtgatcataatttatttaataaaaattaaacacaaaataatatgaGCTTATGAAAATTTTAAGCTTAAATAACCATATAATAGATTGCCTAGATTGTGTATGTTGGAAGCGATCCACGAGGCGAGTGATAGTTATTGGACGAGCCACATGAAGAATGCTGAccaaatcatcaccgaaactgAGGCCAAGGCATAGGTCCATAGCATGATGACCGAATATTCGGCTTCGCCAGCTCCAAACAACTGGGTCATTGTGCCTGCCAAATCAGGACAAAGAACATGCGAAAAACCGATTTCTAGTTAGGAACCGATTCAATCTGTCTCCAGATAAGGACATGGTTGAACTTTGCATAAATGTTAAAACCTATGTTGATTGCTGGAGGCAGTGCAAATTGAAGCAGCAGAACAAACTTGTACAGAGGATCGGAGTTCACCGCCCCCAAATGGACTGCACATTTAAGGACACCAACTCCCAATATCGGCAAGATTATATAACGGACTGCCGTGATACCAATAATCACAGAGATCGGCACCTTTGACCCCCTGAGGCCTGAGAACACATTCCGGTCATCATTGTATCTATGCTCCGGGAAGTTCAACTAGTGAAGAAGGGCAAGGTAGTGAAAATAAGcatgataaaaatcaaaatgatggcGATTACCCTTCAGAAGATTTGCTCCTACAATCAAAGTGGTGATTGTAATGGCTGACTCCCTGCAAACACACAACAGAAAGGAATTCTAGGGGAGCATGTTAGGTAGCTGAATGTTTTTTGGGTTTCTCGGGAATGTTCATACATATCATCAAAGAGGGATGCTGACCCGACAAAGTATGCAGAGTCTTCAACCACACGAAGAGGAGCACTGTCACCGATCAACAATCTTCGGAAGGGAGGGATAGTACCGGCTATAAATCCAacaatctataaaaataaagcagTAAGGGGGGTCAATACTCGCATCGATACTGAAACATAAAGTGGCCTGTTTAGTCTATTCAGCATTAGATGCTTTAAATGTGATCAAGAACCGAAGAGGGGAAAAAATCCAGCTTAAACCAGCAAGCTGCTTGCTAATGGCTGCTTCATGGCAATGTCTCCATAAATGGTCTTTAAATTTCGATAGGGCTCAAAGATCAATGAGGCATGTATGAAGAGCAGGCTTGTTGTAAATAATGCTTTATAAAAGAAAGGCTTGTTCTAGAAAATTCAAGGAAGGAATGGAACAGTACTACAGAAGAAGTGGACTTGATCCTATATGAAGTATGAATTTTTGGCcaacacagaaaaaaataagaacttgcCATTAGCGTACCGCTCCATTAATTGAAGGTGAAAACATTCTCTTCAGGTTGAGTTTCTTCAGAACCTTCTGAAATCCTTGCTTAATGTTTTCTGGAAATGGCACCTGTCAAGAAATCTTGATTGGTTGGTTGATGATTGctctcaaaaacattttatttaaggGAACAAGAGGAACCAATAGTGTCGTGAAAACTTCAACATGTGCTCATAATGAGCATCAAACAATATATGGAAAAGGATAAGAGAGTTAAGAAAGAAATGAATGTATAATGTTTTCAGGCAACCTTCGCCTTCCCCTTTGACACTGCACGATCAAGCTCAAAGTTCTCCATACCCTCATCGATTGAGGGCTCTTTTAAGAAAAGCATGGGCCCTGGTGTTATTTCTCGGGCAGACTCTATACCCTCTGGCAAGGCATCCGGTTTGGTCTCATCAGAATCTGTACTTGAATATATTCGCACAATATTGTACACATATGACCACAAGAAGATGGATCCAATctgaaatatcaagaaaaaatggaaagaacTTTAAACAATTCAAGACCTATTATACTGCCTTTCTTAGAgcacataaaacattaaattcaagTAAGAAACATTGTCATACTGCCAAAGAGAGCGTAGCATATGCCAATCCATGCATTTTACAGATACTGGCGTCGCCAAATGGATTCCCTTTTTCTTCACAGGCAGCTGGAATGATTATGAGAGGCATGCTTCCCAGATTCCCTGCTCACATTCAACCGCCCATTTAAACTAGAAATCAGGTACAAAAGGATGTAATGTTGTGCTTCACAATACCAAGTTGCTGGAGAAGGAAAGATCAGCGTGCAGTAACTAGACCAAGGACTTTCAT
This is a stretch of genomic DNA from Populus alba chromosome 11, ASM523922v2, whole genome shotgun sequence. It encodes these proteins:
- the LOC118040728 gene encoding protein PIN-LIKES 3 encodes the protein MGLWQLFFVALMPVVKVLLITAVGVFLATKRMDILGTDARKHLNSLVFYVLNPALVGSNLAKFITLKSIVLLWFMPLNILITFIAGSALGWLLIKITKAPNHLRGLILACCAAGNLGSMPLIIIPAACEEKGNPFGDASICKMHGLAYATLSLAIGSIFLWSYVYNIVRIYSSTDSDETKPDALPEGIESAREITPGPMLFLKEPSIDEGMENFELDRAVSKGKAKVPFPENIKQGFQKVLKKLNLKRMFSPSINGAIVGFIAGTIPPFRRLLIGDSAPLRVVEDSAYFVGESAITITTLIVGANLLKGNRHHFDFYHAYFHYLALLH